From the genome of Bacteroides sp. MSB163, one region includes:
- a CDS encoding family 43 glycosylhydrolase, with protein MNRTILLITSFLIGVVSAFAQTDFNTPGAGNPVIPGYFADPTIKKFGDTYYMYATTDGSGAGFGPAQVWTSKDFVNWTLMPMNWPDSHWIWAPDVMRHTNGKYYYFYCQPCIIHCGVSETPRGPWKNILGDSEAVLIPDRFVTNAITLDGQTFVDDDGSVYMYWGTWGIYKGFGCGAGKLAPDLKSFTETRLIPNTEATDFFEAPFVIKRNGTYYFMYSSGSCHDHTYRVQYATSDQPLGPYKYGGCILETNTDGTIHGPGHHSILQEGNDYYIVYHRHDNPHSNRGFHRQLCIDRMEFAEDGSIRKITPTHDGVGALAPTVVKSTNLAFGKSVRASSFYDDNFRPEYAVDDNNGTLWRPRGMGQEWIEIDLGRSQPIQTIWTQFEYGTQFYQYLIETSTDGKRWNIFADKRNNHLAGSPMVDFGKAKARYVRLTYTGGQKNGFGGAIWNIKVFSGIEASAPQQWLGLTAADWNGREWQNNEGMLGGSFTLKEGAARTGRMSGRDALILEPGTTLEFRHPLISPSKEHTISGLVYRLGRWQSYEAESALSSGVISLQSGAEPLIITNLRYYNWKQAPAEQEYDTTTDIVRLPAANQQKHGLVISITADDFATGDTVHYLSNHGIEGYFEAHKAPSIIKEMKGKKSFSFDGHQVFQSSFSLPATLLDNAPYTLEAWILNDSIAENECVADFTTSHDELEKIMLVSGTEPRCGVINHYGWYEDAGYKDMKTLEGKWQHVYICFDGRMEQVYINGQLISEKDIQLLIKPSQYVTLGRNAERNWSFTGYLHSLKLWDEYIPMKK; from the coding sequence ATGAATAGAACCATCCTTTTAATCACTTCCTTTTTAATAGGAGTTGTCTCTGCCTTTGCGCAGACTGATTTCAATACTCCGGGCGCGGGTAATCCCGTCATCCCCGGATATTTCGCCGACCCTACTATCAAAAAGTTTGGTGATACTTATTATATGTACGCCACAACCGATGGTAGTGGTGCAGGCTTCGGCCCTGCCCAAGTGTGGACAAGCAAAGACTTCGTAAACTGGACCCTGATGCCCATGAACTGGCCCGACAGCCACTGGATATGGGCTCCCGACGTGATGCGGCACACCAATGGCAAGTATTACTATTTCTATTGCCAGCCCTGCATCATCCATTGCGGCGTAAGTGAAACCCCTCGCGGTCCGTGGAAGAATATTCTGGGTGATAGCGAAGCCGTCCTCATCCCCGACCGTTTCGTAACAAATGCCATCACTCTGGATGGACAAACATTTGTAGATGATGACGGATCAGTCTATATGTACTGGGGTACCTGGGGGATATACAAAGGTTTCGGTTGTGGTGCCGGAAAACTGGCACCCGACTTGAAAAGTTTCACCGAAACCCGCCTCATCCCCAATACCGAAGCAACGGATTTCTTCGAAGCTCCCTTTGTCATCAAGCGGAATGGAACTTACTACTTCATGTATTCTTCCGGTTCCTGCCACGACCATACCTACCGTGTGCAATATGCCACTTCGGACCAGCCTTTAGGTCCTTATAAATATGGCGGTTGCATCCTCGAAACCAATACTGACGGCACCATTCACGGCCCCGGACATCACAGCATCCTCCAGGAAGGCAATGATTACTATATCGTCTACCACCGCCACGACAATCCACACTCCAACCGTGGCTTCCATCGCCAGCTTTGCATCGACCGCATGGAGTTTGCCGAAGACGGAAGCATCCGGAAGATTACTCCCACCCACGACGGTGTAGGCGCACTGGCTCCCACCGTAGTCAAGTCAACCAATCTGGCCTTTGGCAAGAGCGTTCGCGCCTCTTCTTTTTATGACGATAATTTCCGTCCCGAATATGCTGTAGATGATAACAACGGAACCTTGTGGCGTCCACGCGGCATGGGACAGGAATGGATTGAAATAGACCTGGGACGTAGCCAACCGATACAAACCATCTGGACACAATTTGAATACGGCACGCAGTTCTATCAATATCTGATTGAAACTTCCACTGATGGAAAACGCTGGAATATCTTTGCCGATAAACGGAACAATCATCTGGCAGGCAGCCCGATGGTGGACTTCGGAAAAGCCAAAGCCCGCTACGTCCGCCTCACCTATACCGGTGGGCAAAAGAATGGTTTCGGTGGTGCCATCTGGAATATCAAAGTATTCTCCGGCATCGAAGCCTCCGCCCCGCAGCAATGGCTCGGACTGACTGCCGCCGACTGGAACGGTCGCGAATGGCAAAACAACGAAGGGATGTTGGGAGGATCTTTCACTCTCAAAGAAGGCGCAGCCCGCACCGGACGTATGAGCGGACGTGATGCTTTGATACTTGAACCAGGCACTACATTGGAATTCCGTCATCCGTTGATTTCTCCTTCCAAAGAACATACAATTAGCGGGTTAGTTTATAGATTAGGTAGGTGGCAAAGCTACGAAGCGGAGTCCGCCCTTTCATCCGGTGTGATTTCGCTTCAAAGCGGAGCCGAACCCTTAATCATCACTAATCTGCGCTACTATAACTGGAAACAGGCACCTGCCGAACAGGAATATGACACCACTACGGATATCGTCCGCTTACCGGCTGCCAATCAGCAAAAGCATGGCTTGGTAATAAGCATTACCGCCGATGACTTCGCCACAGGAGACACCGTACATTATCTTTCCAATCATGGAATAGAAGGATACTTCGAGGCTCACAAAGCCCCCTCCATCATCAAGGAAATGAAAGGAAAGAAAAGTTTCAGCTTTGATGGTCATCAGGTATTCCAATCCAGCTTCTCCCTGCCTGCAACATTGCTGGACAATGCCCCCTATACATTGGAAGCCTGGATATTGAACGACTCCATCGCAGAAAACGAATGTGTGGCCGATTTCACAACTTCGCATGACGAATTGGAGAAGATTATGCTGGTAAGTGGCACAGAGCCACGTTGCGGAGTCATCAACCACTACGGTTGGTACGAAGACGCCGGTTATAAGGATATGAAAACGCTGGAAGGCAAATGGCAACACGTCTATATATGCTTTGACGGCCGGATGGAGCAGGTCTATATAAATGGACAACTAATCAGTGAAAAAGATATTCAATTGCTGATAAAACCGTCACAATACGTAACTTTGGGGCGGAATGCAGAACGCAACTGGTCGTTCACGGGTTACCTGCATTCACTGAAACTCTGGGACGAATATATTCCGATGAAAAAATAA
- a CDS encoding S9 family peptidase, with translation MKMVRLGLSVAMLLCGGMAIAQGTVEDYNRAYSLREKFSANKVFYSNVTPAWIEGTHQFWYVRNTPEGRMYVSVNADKKGRKELFDHSRLADALTKASGKEVKSSAINLERLHVNKSLDTLRFVFNNQRWMYVTRKNQLANEGSLPAPQKQKHWMERDDEKTANPVPSPDGKYTAFIKNHNVYVKEVATGKEKQLSIDGTLSNYYSAYIRWSPDSKKVASCKIRPVEKRYVYYVESSPTDQLQPKLHKQEYAKPGDELPFKVPCIYEVETGRSIIPSTDLFAQQYEIYGPEWNPDSRAVTFEYNQRGHQVYRVLELSAETGKVRPLIEESSDKYVNYTRHFRHDLRDNKHIIWMSERDNWNHLYMYDRTTGQPVHQITKGEWYVREVLRVDEDNQQIYFSANGVQPGEDPYLIRYYRIGFDGKGLVCLTPEEGMHRAWFSGDMNYLVDVYSMVDKAPVAVLRSAKDGKVVMPLETADISRLIAEGWKAPEVFTAKGRDGKTDMWGLIVRPTNFAPNKKYPVIEYIYQGPGDQYVPKTFIPYNWYMTSLAELGFIVVMVDGMGTSFRSREFENVCYKNLKDAGLPDHIAWIKAAGEKYPYMDMDRVGIYGCSAGGQESTTAVLLHPEFYKAAYSACGCHDNRMDKIWWNELWLGYPVDDQYKEGSNVENAHLLSRPLMLVVGELDDNVDPASTMQVVNALIKANKDFELVVIPGAHHTMGEDFGEHKRYDFFVRHLMGENPPKWDEVKK, from the coding sequence ATGAAAATGGTTAGATTAGGTTTGTCAGTAGCCATGCTCCTTTGCGGGGGCATGGCTATTGCCCAAGGTACGGTAGAGGACTATAACCGTGCCTATTCATTGAGAGAGAAGTTCAGCGCAAACAAGGTATTCTACTCCAATGTCACGCCGGCGTGGATAGAGGGTACACATCAGTTCTGGTATGTGCGCAATACACCGGAAGGACGTATGTATGTATCGGTGAATGCAGACAAGAAAGGAAGAAAAGAGTTGTTCGACCATAGCCGCCTGGCTGACGCACTAACCAAGGCATCCGGCAAAGAAGTGAAATCTTCCGCCATCAATCTGGAGCGACTGCATGTAAACAAAAGTCTGGACACACTCCGCTTTGTTTTCAATAACCAGCGATGGATGTATGTCACCCGGAAAAACCAGTTGGCAAACGAAGGCAGCCTCCCCGCTCCCCAAAAGCAGAAACACTGGATGGAACGGGATGATGAGAAGACTGCCAATCCTGTTCCTTCGCCTGACGGCAAGTACACAGCATTCATCAAGAATCATAATGTATACGTGAAAGAGGTTGCCACGGGGAAAGAAAAACAGTTGAGTATAGACGGCACACTGAGCAATTATTATTCAGCCTATATCCGTTGGTCACCGGACAGCAAGAAGGTGGCTTCCTGCAAGATACGTCCGGTTGAGAAGCGTTATGTATATTACGTGGAGTCTTCGCCAACGGACCAACTGCAACCTAAGCTCCACAAGCAGGAGTATGCCAAACCGGGAGATGAGCTTCCGTTTAAGGTGCCTTGCATCTACGAAGTGGAGACAGGACGCAGTATTATCCCTTCCACTGATTTGTTTGCCCAACAGTATGAGATATACGGCCCCGAATGGAACCCGGACAGCCGTGCCGTAACCTTCGAATACAATCAGCGCGGGCATCAGGTGTACAGGGTATTGGAACTTTCGGCAGAAACCGGCAAGGTACGTCCACTGATAGAGGAAAGCAGTGATAAATACGTAAACTACACCCGCCATTTCCGCCATGACCTGAGGGACAACAAGCATATCATCTGGATGAGCGAACGCGACAACTGGAACCATCTGTATATGTACGACCGCACCACTGGGCAGCCCGTCCACCAAATCACCAAAGGCGAATGGTATGTGCGCGAAGTGCTTCGTGTAGATGAAGACAACCAGCAGATTTACTTCTCCGCAAATGGTGTACAACCCGGTGAAGACCCTTATCTCATCCGCTATTACCGCATCGGCTTCGACGGGAAAGGCCTGGTTTGCCTTACTCCGGAAGAAGGAATGCACCGTGCCTGGTTCTCGGGAGATATGAATTATCTGGTAGACGTTTACTCTATGGTAGACAAAGCTCCTGTAGCCGTGCTGCGCAGCGCCAAGGATGGCAAAGTAGTAATGCCATTGGAAACTGCCGACATCAGCCGCCTGATAGCCGAAGGCTGGAAAGCACCGGAAGTGTTTACCGCCAAAGGGCGTGACGGCAAAACGGATATGTGGGGACTGATTGTCCGTCCCACTAATTTCGCCCCGAACAAGAAGTATCCGGTTATCGAGTACATTTACCAAGGTCCCGGCGACCAGTATGTACCCAAGACTTTCATTCCGTACAACTGGTACATGACTTCCCTTGCCGAACTCGGCTTTATCGTTGTCATGGTGGATGGAATGGGAACTTCTTTCCGTTCACGCGAATTTGAAAATGTATGTTATAAGAATCTGAAAGATGCCGGTCTGCCCGACCACATCGCCTGGATTAAAGCTGCCGGAGAGAAGTATCCGTATATGGATATGGACCGCGTAGGCATCTATGGCTGTTCCGCCGGAGGCCAGGAATCCACCACTGCCGTGCTGCTGCATCCCGAATTCTACAAAGCCGCTTATTCCGCCTGTGGCTGCCACGACAACCGCATGGATAAAATCTGGTGGAACGAGCTCTGGCTCGGATATCCCGTAGACGACCAGTACAAAGAAGGTTCGAACGTGGAGAATGCCCATTTGTTGAGCCGCCCCCTGATGCTGGTAGTCGGTGAACTGGACGACAACGTAGACCCTGCTTCAACCATGCAAGTAGTAAACGCTTTGATTAAAGCGAACAAGGATTTTGAACTGGTAGTCATCCCCGGCGCACACCACACAATGGGCGAAGACTTCGGGGAACATAAACGCTATGATTTCTTTGTACGCCATTTGATGGGAGAAAACCCGCCTAAGTGGGACGAGGTGAAGAAGTGA
- a CDS encoding glycoside hydrolase family 97 catalytic domain-containing protein, producing the protein MKNCTSLKLAVISLFLYFGNNPLGAAPGKKYTLFSPDGKLKVEVTAGNELSYQVMHENDTILSHSNIGLVLADGTTIGNNSQVTGIKRKKVRDNVESPFYRFKEFIATCNELNLKLKGDFGITFRAYDEGVAYRFYTTQKTEVTIKEEVAEFNFNQDYTAYLPYTTNDKKPMAMAFQNVYDITPLSKAQSKLAFLPVTVDCGKAKLTILESDLEAYPGMFVEKVVSSSTYSLKGVFAPYPTKTDFYPWRRQEYVTETTDFIARSKGARPYPWRVLAVTEKDTDMPVNNLVYALASSNRIGDTSWIKTGKVAWDWWNDWNLKGVPFKAGINMDTYKYYIDFASRNGIEFIVLDEGWYDPKSGDMLTVIPELNLPELIAYGKEKGVELILWTVFNVLDSQLEVACKKYSAMGIKGFKVDFLDRDDQTAVEMVYRIAEATAKHKLTLDLHGIYKPTGINRTYPNIINFESLFGMEEVKWTDIKNNMPLYDVTFPYIRMMAGPVDYTPGAMRNATKADWRAVYYTPMSMGTRCHQLAAYIVHDSPLTMLCDAPTNYLNEQKCVDFITSIPVETDSTFIAAGKLGEYIVTVRKKDINWYIGGMTNWDERDVEIDFSFLPTDARYTATLFTDGINANKQAEDYRTETLTIDKNSRMKLHLASGGGFAMKLEACPVRGTVTTIPEGKNIPSFYKKYIETEGLYVTSSERVSDEALLKACDIISLMLAKRPDVKAHMVKKGCHVMVIGKDEATCDLPEFAHICNSPDSIAYWNWRARGFGGAPEDEFSASCGEENLLGLPQDKYTGENILIHEFAHLIHMVGIVGVEPDFNDRLEALWKSAGEKGLWANTYALSNKEEYFAECVQSFFNCNRYAEPANGVHNSMNRRIKLKAYDPDMYKLLKEYFYEIEIPINNEIHK; encoded by the coding sequence ATGAAAAACTGCACATCCCTCAAATTAGCCGTTATTTCCTTATTTTTATACTTCGGAAATAATCCACTCGGGGCAGCTCCCGGAAAGAAATATACGCTCTTCTCTCCTGATGGAAAGTTAAAGGTGGAGGTTACTGCCGGAAACGAACTGTCTTATCAGGTGATGCACGAAAACGATACAATTCTCTCTCATTCTAACATAGGATTAGTTCTGGCAGACGGAACTACAATAGGAAACAATTCTCAGGTAACGGGTATTAAAAGGAAAAAGGTCAGGGATAATGTAGAGTCTCCTTTCTATCGCTTCAAGGAGTTCATAGCCACATGCAATGAACTTAACTTGAAGCTGAAAGGTGATTTCGGCATTACCTTCCGCGCCTATGACGAAGGAGTGGCTTATCGTTTTTACACAACACAAAAGACAGAAGTAACCATCAAAGAGGAAGTGGCAGAATTTAACTTCAATCAGGATTACACAGCCTATCTTCCTTATACAACCAACGATAAGAAGCCAATGGCAATGGCTTTCCAGAATGTCTACGACATCACCCCACTATCGAAGGCACAGTCGAAACTGGCTTTCCTGCCCGTAACCGTGGACTGTGGTAAAGCCAAGCTGACGATATTGGAGTCTGACCTCGAAGCTTATCCGGGTATGTTTGTGGAGAAGGTTGTCTCCTCGTCAACTTACTCCCTGAAAGGAGTATTTGCCCCCTACCCCACCAAGACAGATTTCTATCCCTGGCGCAGACAGGAGTATGTGACAGAGACAACCGATTTCATAGCCCGCAGCAAAGGTGCCCGTCCTTATCCCTGGCGTGTGCTGGCTGTGACGGAAAAAGATACGGATATGCCCGTCAACAATCTGGTTTATGCACTGGCATCCTCCAACCGCATAGGCGACACTTCCTGGATAAAAACTGGGAAAGTGGCCTGGGACTGGTGGAATGACTGGAACCTGAAAGGTGTCCCCTTCAAGGCAGGCATCAATATGGATACCTACAAATATTATATAGATTTCGCCAGCCGCAACGGTATCGAGTTTATTGTGCTCGACGAAGGCTGGTACGACCCCAAAAGCGGTGATATGCTGACCGTCATTCCCGAGCTGAACCTCCCGGAACTGATTGCTTACGGAAAGGAGAAGGGAGTGGAACTCATACTCTGGACAGTATTCAACGTACTCGACAGCCAACTGGAAGTTGCTTGCAAGAAGTACTCCGCCATGGGCATCAAAGGTTTTAAAGTCGACTTCCTCGACCGCGACGACCAGACAGCCGTTGAAATGGTATACCGCATTGCCGAAGCCACCGCCAAGCATAAACTGACGCTCGACCTGCACGGCATCTATAAACCGACAGGCATCAACCGTACTTATCCGAACATCATCAACTTCGAAAGTCTCTTCGGCATGGAAGAAGTGAAATGGACGGACATTAAAAATAACATGCCGCTTTATGATGTCACTTTCCCCTACATCCGGATGATGGCAGGTCCGGTAGACTACACCCCGGGAGCTATGCGTAATGCCACAAAAGCAGACTGGCGTGCCGTTTACTATACGCCAATGAGCATGGGAACCCGTTGCCATCAACTGGCTGCCTATATCGTGCATGATTCCCCCCTCACCATGCTGTGCGATGCACCGACAAATTATCTGAATGAACAGAAATGTGTAGATTTCATCACTTCCATTCCTGTAGAAACTGATTCTACTTTTATCGCCGCAGGCAAATTAGGAGAATACATTGTGACTGTCCGTAAGAAAGACATCAACTGGTACATCGGCGGAATGACAAACTGGGATGAACGAGATGTGGAAATAGACTTCTCTTTCCTGCCAACAGATGCCCGTTACACCGCCACATTATTCACTGACGGCATCAACGCCAACAAACAGGCGGAAGATTACCGCACAGAAACGCTCACAATAGATAAAAACAGCCGGATGAAATTGCATTTAGCTTCGGGAGGAGGATTTGCAATGAAGCTCGAAGCCTGTCCGGTACGCGGAACGGTGACGACAATACCCGAAGGCAAGAATATTCCTTCTTTCTACAAGAAATACATTGAAACGGAAGGTTTATATGTCACTTCATCTGAGCGGGTGAGCGACGAGGCATTGCTGAAAGCCTGTGATATTATCAGTCTGATGCTGGCCAAACGTCCTGACGTAAAAGCACACATGGTGAAGAAGGGTTGCCACGTGATGGTAATAGGAAAAGATGAAGCGACTTGCGACTTACCGGAGTTTGCCCATATCTGCAATTCTCCTGACAGCATCGCTTATTGGAACTGGCGTGCCCGAGGTTTCGGAGGTGCACCGGAAGATGAATTCTCCGCCAGTTGCGGAGAAGAGAACCTATTGGGTTTGCCTCAGGATAAATATACGGGCGAGAATATCCTGATTCATGAATTTGCACACTTGATACACATGGTAGGGATAGTTGGCGTAGAGCCTGATTTCAATGACCGGCTGGAGGCTTTATGGAAAAGCGCAGGCGAAAAAGGATTATGGGCAAATACTTATGCCTTAAGCAATAAAGAGGAATATTTTGCCGAATGTGTACAGTCTTTCTTTAACTGTAATCGCTATGCCGAGCCTGCCAATGGAGTGCACAATTCCATGAACCGTCGCATAAAGCTGAAAGCATACGATCCGGATATGTACAAGCTGTTGAAAGAATATTTTTATGAGATAGAGATACCGATTAATAATGAAATACATAAATGA
- a CDS encoding glycoside hydrolase family 127 protein, translating to MKKLLVSTLMLATAIGGQAQVKNQSHGYPIAPVPFTSVKVTDSFWGQRLNASREVTIPLAFSKCEETGRYQNFVNAAHPSDTIKVGGLAFDDTDVYKTIEGASYLLQTYPDKKLAKYIDSVLVIVAAAQEPDGYLYTSRTMNPKHPHEWAGSKRWEKVEELSHEFYNLGHMVEGAIAHYQATGKKNFLNIAIKYADCVCREIGTGEGQQIRVPGHQIAEMALAKLYLVTGDKKYLDQAKFFLDQRGYTSRTDEYSQAHKPVVQQDEAVGHAVRAAYMYAGMADVAALTGDTAYIHAIDRIWDNIVGKKYYITGGIGATAAGEAFGKNYELPNMSAYCETCAAIGNVYVNYRLFLLHGESKYYDVLERTLYNGLISGVSLDGGGFFYPNPLESMGQHQRQPWFGCACCPSNICRFIPSLPGYIYAVKDKDVYVNLFMSNTSDLKVGGKAVSIEQTTKYPWNGDIAIGIQKNNAGQFTMKVRIPGWVRGQVVPSDLYTYSDGKHLKYTVAVNGEPVQSELKDGYFCIDRRWKKGDKVEIHFDMEPRTVKANNKVEADRGRIAVERGPIVYCAEWPDNNFDIFSVFMNRNPKFEVVEKPDLLYGINQLKTGAQILGYDDQGRLTTTDVDLTLIPYYAWAHRGSGAMLVWLPQELSASRPTMPATLASESKIDASHKVKSISAINDRLVPKDENDRSMPYYHWWPKQGSTEWISYEFPAEATVSSATVYWFDDAPWGGCRVPKSWKIYYKDAQGEWQPVTGADKYGVEKGTGNVVNFDPVKTKAVKLEIRQPDKYSSGLFEWEVK from the coding sequence ATGAAGAAACTTTTAGTAAGCACTCTGATGCTTGCCACTGCAATAGGCGGTCAGGCACAAGTGAAAAATCAGTCGCACGGCTACCCCATTGCCCCTGTGCCCTTCACTTCGGTGAAAGTAACCGACTCCTTTTGGGGGCAGCGCCTCAACGCAAGCCGTGAAGTAACCATTCCTCTTGCTTTCAGCAAATGCGAGGAAACAGGAAGATATCAGAACTTCGTCAACGCAGCGCATCCCAGCGATACGATAAAAGTCGGCGGACTGGCCTTTGATGATACAGACGTCTATAAAACCATTGAAGGTGCCAGCTACCTGTTGCAGACTTATCCGGACAAGAAACTGGCTAAGTACATCGACAGTGTACTGGTGATTGTAGCCGCCGCACAGGAACCCGACGGATACCTCTACACCAGCCGCACCATGAACCCGAAGCATCCGCACGAATGGGCGGGAAGCAAGCGCTGGGAAAAAGTAGAAGAGCTGAGCCACGAGTTCTATAATCTGGGACACATGGTGGAAGGCGCCATCGCCCACTATCAGGCAACCGGGAAGAAAAACTTCCTCAACATCGCCATCAAGTACGCCGATTGCGTATGTCGTGAGATAGGTACAGGCGAAGGGCAGCAAATCCGTGTTCCCGGACATCAGATTGCTGAAATGGCACTTGCCAAACTTTATCTGGTCACCGGAGACAAGAAATACCTCGACCAGGCTAAATTCTTCCTCGACCAGCGCGGTTACACCAGCCGCACGGACGAATACAGTCAGGCACACAAACCCGTTGTCCAGCAGGATGAAGCCGTGGGACATGCCGTTCGCGCCGCTTATATGTATGCAGGTATGGCCGACGTGGCAGCTCTCACCGGAGATACCGCCTACATTCATGCCATCGACCGCATCTGGGACAATATCGTCGGTAAGAAGTATTACATCACCGGCGGTATCGGAGCCACGGCTGCCGGAGAGGCTTTCGGCAAGAACTACGAGTTGCCCAACATGTCAGCTTATTGCGAGACTTGCGCAGCTATCGGCAATGTATATGTCAACTACCGTCTGTTCTTGCTCCACGGCGAATCAAAGTATTATGATGTATTGGAACGTACCTTATATAACGGTTTGATTTCGGGCGTATCACTGGACGGTGGCGGTTTCTTCTACCCGAATCCGTTGGAGAGCATGGGACAACATCAACGCCAGCCTTGGTTCGGCTGCGCTTGCTGCCCCTCTAATATCTGCCGTTTCATTCCGTCATTGCCGGGATATATCTATGCGGTGAAGGATAAAGATGTCTATGTTAACCTCTTCATGTCCAATACTTCGGACCTGAAAGTAGGCGGTAAGGCTGTTTCTATCGAACAAACAACGAAATATCCCTGGAACGGAGACATCGCCATCGGCATTCAGAAGAACAATGCCGGACAGTTCACTATGAAAGTACGCATCCCGGGATGGGTACGGGGTCAGGTAGTTCCGAGCGACCTTTACACCTACAGCGACGGCAAGCATCTGAAATATACGGTAGCCGTGAACGGAGAACCCGTACAAAGCGAACTGAAAGACGGCTACTTCTGCATCGACCGCCGTTGGAAGAAGGGTGACAAAGTGGAAATACACTTCGACATGGAACCACGCACCGTGAAAGCCAACAATAAAGTGGAAGCCGACCGTGGACGCATTGCCGTGGAACGCGGCCCGATTGTGTATTGCGCTGAATGGCCGGATAACAACTTCGATATTTTCAGTGTATTCATGAACCGCAACCCGAAGTTTGAAGTAGTGGAAAAGCCCGATTTACTGTATGGCATCAACCAACTGAAGACAGGGGCGCAGATTCTTGGATACGATGACCAGGGACGCCTGACTACCACTGACGTGGATTTGACCCTGATTCCTTATTATGCATGGGCACACCGTGGTTCGGGAGCCATGCTCGTATGGCTACCGCAGGAATTAAGCGCATCCCGCCCCACCATGCCTGCCACGCTGGCTTCGGAAAGCAAGATTGATGCTTCACACAAAGTAAAATCTATCTCCGCCATCAACGACCGCCTGGTACCGAAAGATGAGAACGACCGCTCCATGCCTTACTATCACTGGTGGCCAAAACAGGGAAGCACCGAATGGATTTCATACGAATTCCCGGCAGAAGCAACCGTCAGCAGTGCTACCGTATATTGGTTTGACGATGCTCCCTGGGGTGGTTGCCGCGTACCGAAGAGCTGGAAGATTTATTATAAAGATGCACAAGGCGAATGGCAACCCGTTACCGGTGCCGACAAATACGGAGTTGAAAAAGGTACGGGAAATGTAGTTAACTTTGACCCGGTAAAGACAAAAGCCGTCAAACTGGAAATCAGACAGCCGGATAAATATTCATCAGGCTTATTTGAATGGGAAGTTAAGTAA